A stretch of DNA from Elusimicrobiota bacterium:
CTTTTAGTTCCGGGTTGTTATTATAGTACTCATACGAACGATACCCGTTTGCCCATAACTGCTTAACCTCGTCAACTGTCATACCAAAAAGAAAGAAATTTTCGTCCCCCACTTTTTCACGGATTTCCACATTTGCACCGTCCAGCGTGCCGATAGTCAATGCGCCGTTCATCCCGAATTTCATATTACCTGTCCCAGACGCTTCTTTCCCGGCAGTAGAAATCTGTTCAGAAAGATCCGCTGCGGGATACACACGCTGTCCCAGAGTAACACAATAGTTCGGTAAAAATACAACTTTAAGCATACCGTGTATATCCGGATCATTATTCACTACATCCGCTACGGAATTAATAAGTTTGATGATAAGTTTTGCCATATAATATCCCGGAGCTGCTTTTCCGCCGAATATAAATGTCCGGGGCTGGGTTGAAAGGCTCGGATTCTTTTTTAACCGGTTGTATAACGTAATCACATAAAGGAGGTTGAGATGCTGGCGTTTATACTCGTGAATGCGTTTCACCTGAACATCAAACAAACTTTTTGGATTCACTACTATCCCGGTTTCTTTTTTTATATACTCCGCGAGGATGCATTTAGCTTCATACTTAGTTTTCTGCCATTCTTCACAAAAACCCTTATCCTTAACCAGCGGCTCTATTTTTCTTAACTCACCCAAATCTTTGATCCACTTCTCCCCAATATATTTAGAAACAAGTTTTGTAAGGCCTGGATTGCTAAGCACCATCCAACGCCTCGGAGTTACCCCGTTAGTTTTGTTATTAAACTTCTCCGGCCAAAGTTCATAAAAATCTTTTAACACATCCTCTTTCAATAGTTCGGTGTGCAGCTTAGCAACGCCGTTAATCGAATAACTGCCTACTGAAGCAAGGTTTGCCATACGCACATACCGTTCACCGTACTCATCAATTAACGACAACCGTGATTCTTTCCCTGAATCACCTGGATAAAGTTTGTGGATACTATCCATAAACCGGCGGTTGATTTCGTATATGATTTCTAAGTGCCGCGGTAAAAGTTCACCAAACAATTTTACCGGCCATTTCTCCAGCGCTTCCGGTAAAAGAGTATGGTTTGTATAAGCAAACGTTTTTTTTGTAATCTCCCACGCATCATCCCATTCCATCCCGTATTCATCCATGAGTAACCGCATAAGTTCTGCAATTGCGATTGACGGATGTGTATCGTTCAGCTGTACCGCATACTTTATATGAAAACCAGTAAGATCTTTTGCCGTCTGTAAATGTATCCGTATCATATCCTGCAATGAGCAGGAACAAAAAAAATATTGCTGCTGCAGGCGCAGTTTTTTTCCTTGAAACGCTTCATCGTTAGGATATAACACTTTTGTAATATTTTCAGAATGCACTTTTGCTTCAACAGCGCCGTAATAATCCCCGACATTAAACGCGTGGAAGTCAAACGATTCACGTGCTTCTGCTTTCCATAGCCGTAACAAACTCGCGGAGCCGACTTTATACCCGAGTATCGGAGTGTCATACGCAATACCTTTCACTGTTTCACCAGGAACCCATTTTACGCGGTAACGCCCTGACTCATCAAAAGATCCTTCAGTTTTCCCGCCAAACTTCACTGTGAAACACACCTCAGGCCGCGCGATCTCCCATGGGTTTCCCAACTGCAGCCATTTATCAGTAACTTCCACCTGCCACCCGTCTTTTATCTCCTGGTCAAAAATCCCGAATTCATAACGTATACCGTACCCGATTGCGGGGATCTCCAGTGTTGCTAAAGAATCCATAAAACATGCTGCCAGGCGGCCAAGCCCGCCGTTTCCCAGGCCGGGCTCCTCTTCCTGCGCGATTATGTCATCTAAATCCTGCCCGAGTTCTTCTACTGCCTGTTTCACATGGCCATATAAACCAAGATTGATAAGGTTATTTCCCAAATGCGGGCCCAGCAGATATTCTGCGGAGAGGTAGCATACAGTCCTGCTTTTCTTATCATGATACATCTCTGCGGTATGGATCCACCGGTGGAGCAGGTAATTTTTAACAGTATAAGAAACTGCAAGGTAATAATCATTTCTTGTAGCAACTTTAGGAAACCTCGCCTGGCGATAGACAAGGTTTTCAGTTATAGCTTTCTTCAAAACGTCAACGCTTACTTCCGGTGATACGGCAACACTTTTTTTTGCGGCTGAACGTTTTTTAGGTTTCATTTTTTTAGTACCTACTGTTTTAAAATATTTATTCAAAACATTATACTAAATTATCACAGGCTGTTTTCCTAACCGCGGGGCAGCGTAAAAACAAATGTACTTCCTTTACCTAATTCACTGGTAACCCATATTTTACCATTATGTGCTTCAACAATATTTTTTGCTATAGCCAATCCCAAACCTGTCCCCCCGAATTCACGAGTCATGGACCCATCAACCTGATGAAAATACTGAAATATTTTCTTATGATTTTCCGGTATTATACCAATTCCTGTATCAGTGACACTTACCATAATGCAATCTGTTTGTTGTTCAGTTTGAATAGTAATTTCGCCTTTAGCAGGGGTGAACTTAATTGCATTATCAACAATATTGGTAATTACATGTGCTATTCTGTCAGGATCTATTTTAACCAACGCATCATTATTTAAAGAAAGGGTTAGCATAATATTCTTTTCTTTAACCAAAGGCGTTAGCTTAGCTACGGCTTCACGAATGATGGCGGTTAAGCTAACCTTTTCTTTCTTAAGATTCAATGTACAATCTTCTATTTTCGTAAATTCTAACAGATCCGTAACTAATTTTACCATGCGTTCAGTACTTTTTTGGTAGATATTGAACAGCCTCTTTTTTTCTTGGTTAGTTTCCATATCACTAAGAAGGCTTATCGACCCTTGAATTGACGTCAGCGGCGTTCTTAGTTCATGAGAAACATTTGAGAGAAACTCAGTTTTCAACC
This window harbors:
- a CDS encoding glycogen/starch/alpha-glucan phosphorylase translates to MKPKKRSAAKKSVAVSPEVSVDVLKKAITENLVYRQARFPKVATRNDYYLAVSYTVKNYLLHRWIHTAEMYHDKKSRTVCYLSAEYLLGPHLGNNLINLGLYGHVKQAVEELGQDLDDIIAQEEEPGLGNGGLGRLAACFMDSLATLEIPAIGYGIRYEFGIFDQEIKDGWQVEVTDKWLQLGNPWEIARPEVCFTVKFGGKTEGSFDESGRYRVKWVPGETVKGIAYDTPILGYKVGSASLLRLWKAEARESFDFHAFNVGDYYGAVEAKVHSENITKVLYPNDEAFQGKKLRLQQQYFFCSCSLQDMIRIHLQTAKDLTGFHIKYAVQLNDTHPSIAIAELMRLLMDEYGMEWDDAWEITKKTFAYTNHTLLPEALEKWPVKLFGELLPRHLEIIYEINRRFMDSIHKLYPGDSGKESRLSLIDEYGERYVRMANLASVGSYSINGVAKLHTELLKEDVLKDFYELWPEKFNNKTNGVTPRRWMVLSNPGLTKLVSKYIGEKWIKDLGELRKIEPLVKDKGFCEEWQKTKYEAKCILAEYIKKETGIVVNPKSLFDVQVKRIHEYKRQHLNLLYVITLYNRLKKNPSLSTQPRTFIFGGKAAPGYYMAKLIIKLINSVADVVNNDPDIHGMLKVVFLPNYCVTLGQRVYPAADLSEQISTAGKEASGTGNMKFGMNGALTIGTLDGANVEIREKVGDENFFLFGMTVDEVKQLWANGYRSYEYYNNNPELKEVLDKIRDGDYSRGERLFNPLVDSLVYNDQYVLLADYQSYVECQERVGKAYQDKDRWTRMSILNVARMGYFSSDRSIREYCKDIWKIKPVKLEIE
- a CDS encoding ATP-binding protein; translated protein: MVVSILVVDDEEPIRNLCKRVLVDENYSVEVAENAQRCMELIRTEYFNIILTDIKMPGINGIELLKQVKEKHSQTEVIVMTGNATLETAIDAMRAGAYDYILKPFDIIQVKLVVKRCLEKQRLASELVELKELDRLKTEFLSNVSHELRTPLTSIQGSISLLSDMETNQEKKRLFNIYQKSTERMVKLVTDLLEFTKIEDCTLNLKKEKVSLTAIIREAVAKLTPLVKEKNIMLTLSLNNDALVKIDPDRIAHVITNIVDNAIKFTPAKGEITIQTEQQTDCIMVSVTDTGIGIIPENHKKIFQYFHQVDGSMTREFGGTGLGLAIAKNIVEAHNGKIWVTSELGKGSTFVFTLPRG